Proteins found in one Sardina pilchardus chromosome 3, fSarPil1.1, whole genome shotgun sequence genomic segment:
- the si:ch211-165g14.1 gene encoding transcription factor 20 gives MEPLNQSNVIHRQDSLPPALDLSMNYKKSRISSRSTEALVKKPTWCDLGTADQTPMGFSGVRAEHSIPQPYPQMSTQDDSEVAHREPFDTSPRLGSQSRFNGHLPASHFSSGVYNCKAELPKKKMVRNADQEVPRHSSRHSRVDHQNGLGSHLLLPKAVGKNAMSPLGYNRYQTNSPTPWVSRSVCPSKGYKTSVESSIGTPPKLPLHNASYQAITSQGHKVSPIHKKVMAKHITEVRHSSSPVYIESDDSDVVEVPVSNCSKNTRSPKISTSPQLSACAQTHHDCHTNTNSTGSSGECGDDAMYIWASEYSTSGVFAAQPPKPTSSNPSSDEGIGNPHREATKVNTQPTPKQQKTRSPSGQAKASAGKAASSSSAAVPPAKRKRKKHRPGPSSSSSMFAPQEPEIKLKYASLSQKEEKRDSRADANFCPYVRVELRGVSACTVVNWQEEEEALRKKGGHRSAAPLRHAAQATGTVPSTSCLRLGRMNADSRGRATHTCSLCGWPANSMGLGDLHGPYYPSDYNLPYKLLDQRDPRENVQNTECAGGSQGSVENSPWNPSKRPRRDWPTDDGSDAAAAAAVLVADRNTGERWVHEDCSVWSAGVFLIKGRLYGLEEAIRLAEETVCSCCHKVGATLGCFLKGCCNKYHYICALQSGCLLSEDNFSMRCPKHKNKSPRPVTR, from the exons ATGGAACCTCTGAACCAGTCAAACGTGATCCATCGTCAAGATTCCCTTCCGCcagctttggatctttcaaTGAATTACAAAAAAAGTCGCATTAGTTCAAGATCCACTGAGGCACTGGTGAAAAAGCCCACTTGGTGTGATCTTGGCACAGCTGACCAAACTCCAATGGGTTTTTCTGGTGTCAGAGCAGAACATAGTATTCCCCAGCCTTATCCACAGATGTCAACACAGGATGACTCAGAGGTTGCTCACAGGGAACCGTTTGATACAAGTCCTCGTTTAGGCTCCCAAAGCAGGTTTAATGGACACCTACCTGCTAGCCATTTTTCCTCTGGAGTCTACAACTGCAAGGCAGAACTACCGAAGAAAAAAATGGTCAGGAACGCTGATCAGGAGGTGCCACGCCACTCAAGTAGACATTCCAGGGTGGACCACCAAAATGGACTTGGCAGCCATTTGCTATTGCCAAAGGCTGTTGGGAAAAATGCCATGAGCCCCCTTGGGTATAACCGATATCAGACCAATTCTCCAACACCATGGGTGTCTAGATCTGTATGTCCCTCAAAGGGCTATAAGACTAGTGTTGAAAGTAGTATTGGTACTCCTCCTAAATTGCCATTGCATAATGCCTCATATCAAGCCATCACTTCACAGGGTCACAAGGTCAGCCCGATTCATAAAAAGGTCATGGCCAAGCACATTACTGAGGTCAGACATTCTTCCTCCCCTGTATACATTGAGAGTGATGACAGTGATGTCGTAGAGGTGCCTGTGTCCAATTGTAGCAAAAACACCCGTAGTCCCAAAATATCCACGAGCCCACAGCTATCAGCCTGTGCACAGACTCATCATGATTGCCACACTAACACAAATAGCACTGGTTCTTCGGGAGAATGTGGAGACGACGCCATGTACATTTGGGCAAGTGAATACTCTACCTCAGGGGTTTTTGCTGCACAGCCCCCAAAACCCACATCCAGCAACCCGTCCTCCGACGAGGGCATTGGAAACCCCCACCGTGAGGCGACGAAAGTGAACACACAACCGACACCAAAGCAGCAGAAGACCAGGAGCCCATCTGGGCAGGCGAAGGCCTCGGCTGGCAAAGCCGCGTCGTCGTCGTCCGCTGCCGTCCCTCCTGCCAAGCGCAAGCGGAAGAAGCATCGCCCGGGaccgtcctcttcctcctccatgttCGCGCCTCAAGAGCCCGAGATCAAGCTGAAGTACGCCAGCCTGAgtcagaaggaggagaagagggacagTCGGGCGGACGCCAACTTCTGCCCCTACGTGCGCGTGGAGCTCCGCGGGGTCTCCGCCTGCACCGTGGTCAactggcaggaggaggaggaagcgctGCGGAAGAAGGGGGGCCATCGCTCCGCCGCGCCGCTGAGGCACGCTGCTCAGGCCACGGGGACGGTCCccagcacttcctgtttgcgCCTGGGCCGCATGAACGCCGACAGCAGAGGGAGAGCCACGCACACCTGCAGCCTGTGCGGCTGGCCCGCCAACAGCATGGGCCTGGGGGACCTGCACGGGCCCTACTACCCCTCCGACTACAACCTGCCCTACAAGCTGCTGGACCAGAGGGACCCGAGGGAGAACGTGCAAAACACGGAATGCGCCGGGGGCAGTCAGGGTTCCGTAGAGAACTCCCCATGGAATCCCAGCAAGAGGCCCCGCAGAGACTGGCCCACAGACGACGGCtccgatgctgctgctgctgccgctgtatTGGTGGCGGACCGGAACACTGGCGAGCGCTGGGTGCACGAGGATTGCAGCGTCTGGTCTGCAGGTGTCTTCCTGATCAAAGGGAGGCTGTACGGACTGGAGGAGGCCATCAGGCTCGCGGAGGAGACC GTTTGTTCCTGCTGCCACAAAGTGGGAGCCACACTGGGCTGTTTCCTGAAGGGATGCTGCAATAAGTACCATTACATCTGTGCCCTGCAGTCAG gctgtTTACTGAGTGAGGACAACTTTTCCATGAGATGCCCGAAGCACAAG AACAAGTCTCCCCGACCTGTCACGAGATGA